From Paraburkholderia sabiae, a single genomic window includes:
- a CDS encoding electron transfer flavoprotein-ubiquinone oxidoreductase translates to MTPASLIEQYGPRESMEYDVVIVGGGPAGLSAAIRLKQRAAEKGVEIGVCVLEKGSEVGAHILSGAVMDPRALNELIPDWKEKGAPLDVEVTEDRFLFLNETGAKSVPNWALPDNFKNHGNYVISLANVTRWLGQQAEALGVEIFPGFAAAEVLYNDDGSVKGVATGNLGIGKDGEPTENFQLGMELHAKYTLFCEGARGHLGRQLSDKFKLRDGADPQVYGIGIKELWEIDPAKHKPGLVIHTAGWPLDTQTYGGSFLYHIDNNQVMVGFVVGLGYSNPYLSPFEEFQRYKTHPEIRKFLEGGKRVSYGARAITAGGLLSLPKLVFPGGALVGDDAGFLNASRIKGSHAAIKTGMLAADAAFDAVQAGRQSDELAAYPESFKTSWLHTELYRARNFKQWMSKGLYLGTLMVGIEQKLMGGNVPWTLHHQHWDHEMLKPASQCKPIEYPKPDGKLTFDRLSSVFISNTNHEENQPAHLTLKDASVPVNVNLQTYAGPESRYCPAAVYEFVKNDDGSERLVINAQNCVHCKTCDIKDPTQNIVWVTPEGGGGPNYPNM, encoded by the coding sequence ATGACCCCCGCAAGTCTGATCGAGCAATATGGCCCGCGCGAGTCGATGGAATATGACGTCGTGATCGTCGGCGGCGGCCCGGCCGGCCTGTCCGCGGCCATTCGCCTGAAGCAGCGCGCCGCCGAAAAAGGCGTCGAAATTGGCGTCTGCGTGCTCGAAAAAGGCTCGGAAGTCGGGGCGCATATCCTCTCGGGCGCGGTGATGGACCCGCGTGCGCTGAACGAACTGATCCCGGACTGGAAGGAAAAAGGCGCGCCGCTCGACGTCGAAGTGACGGAAGACCGCTTCCTGTTCCTGAACGAAACGGGCGCGAAATCGGTGCCGAACTGGGCGTTGCCGGACAATTTCAAGAATCACGGCAACTACGTGATCAGCCTCGCGAACGTCACGCGCTGGCTGGGTCAGCAGGCGGAAGCGCTGGGCGTCGAGATTTTCCCGGGCTTTGCGGCGGCTGAAGTCCTGTACAACGACGACGGCTCGGTGAAAGGCGTCGCGACGGGCAATCTCGGTATCGGCAAGGACGGCGAGCCGACGGAAAATTTCCAGCTCGGCATGGAGTTGCACGCGAAATACACGCTGTTCTGCGAAGGCGCGCGCGGGCATCTCGGACGCCAGCTGTCGGACAAATTCAAGCTGCGTGACGGCGCCGATCCGCAGGTGTACGGCATCGGCATCAAGGAACTGTGGGAGATTGATCCCGCAAAGCACAAGCCGGGCCTCGTGATCCACACGGCCGGCTGGCCGCTCGATACGCAGACCTATGGCGGCTCGTTCCTCTATCACATCGACAACAATCAGGTGATGGTCGGGTTCGTGGTCGGCCTCGGCTATTCGAACCCGTATCTGTCGCCGTTCGAAGAATTCCAGCGCTACAAGACGCACCCGGAAATCCGCAAGTTCCTCGAAGGCGGCAAGCGTGTGTCGTACGGCGCGCGCGCGATCACGGCGGGCGGCCTGCTGTCGCTGCCGAAGCTCGTGTTCCCGGGCGGCGCGCTGGTCGGCGATGACGCGGGCTTCCTGAACGCGTCGCGGATCAAGGGCTCGCACGCGGCAATCAAGACGGGCATGCTCGCCGCCGACGCCGCGTTCGATGCCGTGCAAGCCGGCCGTCAGAGCGACGAACTCGCGGCTTATCCGGAGTCGTTCAAGACTTCGTGGCTGCACACCGAGCTTTATCGCGCACGTAACTTCAAGCAGTGGATGAGCAAGGGCCTGTATCTGGGCACGCTGATGGTCGGCATCGAGCAGAAGCTGATGGGCGGGAACGTGCCGTGGACGCTGCATCACCAGCACTGGGATCACGAGATGCTGAAACCGGCGTCGCAGTGCAAGCCGATCGAGTATCCGAAGCCGGACGGCAAGCTGACGTTCGACCGTCTGTCGTCGGTGTTCATCTCGAACACGAATCACGAAGAGAACCAGCCCGCGCACCTGACGCTCAAGGATGCGAGCGTGCCTGTGAACGTGAACCTGCAGACCTACGCGGGACCGGAAAGCCGCTACTGCCCCGCCGCCGTCTACGAGTTCGTGAAGAACGACGACGGCAGCGAGCGGCTCGTGATCAACGCGCAGAACTGCGTCCACTGCAAGACGTGCGACATCAAGGACCCGACGCAGAACATCGTGTGGGTCACGCCCGAAGGCGGCGGCGGTCCGAACTACCCGAACATGTGA
- a CDS encoding tetratricopeptide repeat protein, whose translation MNTGNPTMADPLEPLRARTSQPDAVAGDWLVLGNTLLERANGDRALLREAIDALVRAYRLDANCDPRLLHNVAQTAFILRDWPLVESATALLLARDAGDANALVWRAAVFQERDDFAEAQRLLHEAARAAPGNHIVLHKLALSIKEQGRFGEAEALLRRVLEMTPNNAHAMFDLSELEVRAGRYAQGWLDYEARVAFAHDANAAKAALAAISPNWRGESLAGKKLVVYGEQGNGDCLWAVRFLPMLAERAQREGGRVVFGYAGPMQHLFERMLPDGIAIETSLDTKPDYHCGLMSLPLRLGVNDPSTWGRPYLSADPARVEAWRERVASATAEGKKKIGIVWNGNPDHIRDRRRSVDAEAFARILDVPGVTFFAISPGRGQTVGQWRSQGFDVVDLTPQFEAGFDDVAALLVNLDVLLTIDSGPAHLAGALGVPTWLMLDHVSAWFWGEETERTPWYRTVELFRQPSVGAWAPVLDQVRARLEVFAA comes from the coding sequence ATGAACACTGGCAATCCCACCATGGCTGACCCGCTCGAGCCGCTGCGCGCGCGCACGTCACAGCCCGACGCCGTCGCTGGCGACTGGCTCGTACTCGGCAATACGCTGCTCGAACGCGCGAACGGCGACAGGGCGCTTTTGCGCGAAGCCATTGACGCGCTCGTGCGGGCCTATCGGCTCGACGCGAACTGCGATCCCCGCCTGTTGCACAACGTCGCGCAGACGGCCTTCATTCTGCGCGACTGGCCGCTCGTCGAATCCGCTACGGCGCTGCTGCTGGCGCGCGATGCCGGCGACGCCAACGCGCTCGTCTGGCGTGCCGCCGTTTTTCAGGAGCGCGACGATTTCGCCGAAGCGCAGCGACTGCTTCACGAAGCTGCGCGTGCTGCGCCGGGAAATCACATCGTGTTGCACAAGCTGGCGCTATCCATCAAGGAGCAGGGCCGGTTCGGCGAAGCGGAAGCGTTGCTGCGCCGCGTGCTTGAAATGACGCCGAACAACGCGCACGCAATGTTCGACCTGTCGGAGCTGGAGGTGCGGGCGGGGCGCTATGCACAAGGCTGGCTCGACTACGAAGCGCGCGTCGCTTTCGCGCACGATGCGAACGCCGCGAAGGCGGCGCTGGCGGCCATCAGTCCGAACTGGCGTGGTGAATCGCTGGCGGGCAAGAAGCTCGTCGTGTATGGCGAGCAGGGCAACGGCGACTGCCTGTGGGCCGTGCGCTTTCTGCCGATGCTCGCCGAACGGGCGCAACGCGAAGGCGGTCGCGTGGTGTTCGGCTATGCCGGGCCGATGCAGCATCTGTTCGAGCGCATGTTGCCCGATGGCATCGCGATCGAAACGAGCCTCGACACGAAGCCCGACTACCATTGTGGGCTGATGAGTTTGCCGCTGCGGCTCGGCGTCAACGATCCTTCTACCTGGGGGCGGCCGTATCTGAGCGCCGATCCTGCGCGCGTCGAGGCGTGGCGGGAGCGCGTCGCGAGTGCGACGGCTGAGGGAAAGAAGAAGATCGGCATCGTGTGGAACGGCAATCCCGATCACATCCGCGACCGGCGTCGATCGGTCGATGCCGAAGCGTTCGCACGGATCCTTGATGTTCCCGGCGTGACCTTCTTCGCGATTTCGCCTGGGCGTGGACAGACGGTCGGACAATGGCGGTCGCAGGGTTTCGATGTCGTCGACCTGACGCCGCAATTCGAAGCCGGTTTCGACGATGTGGCGGCATTGCTGGTGAATCTCGATGTGCTGTTGACCATCGACAGCGGCCCGGCGCATCTGGCGGGCGCGCTCGGCGTGCCAACCTGGCTGATGCTCGATCACGTGTCCGCGTGGTTCTGGGGCGAGGAGACGGAGCGTACGCCGTGGTATCGGACGGTCGAGCTGTTTCGTCAGCCGTCCGTCGGGGCGTGGGCGCCTGTGCTCGACCAGGTCCGCGCGCGGCTGGAGGTTTTTGCGGCCTGA